One Salvia splendens isolate huo1 chromosome 22, SspV2, whole genome shotgun sequence DNA segment encodes these proteins:
- the LOC121785969 gene encoding glucose-6-phosphate/phosphate translocator 1, chloroplastic-like → MISSLNLNLNRPAPISSSIKPSLSPRIAPIRTRLPPSPGFAELSVVSLSKSSISKPLHIGASLGRKESSITCGAYEADRLEPVVDGSESARKVKIGIYFATWWSLNVVFNIYNKKVLNAYPYPWLTSTLSLAAGSLIMLVSWALRIAEAPKTDLEFWKSLFPVAVAHTIGHVAATVSMSKVAVSFTHIIKSGEPAFSVLVSRFILGETFPPAVYLSLIPIIGGCGLSALTELNFNMIGFMGAMISNLAFVFRNIFSKKGMKGKSVSGMNYYACLSMLSLVILTPFAIAVEGPKMWAAGFQQALSDIGPQIVWWMAAQSVFYHLYNQVSYMSLDEISPLTFSIGNTMKRISVIVSSIIIFQTPVQPINALGAAIAVLGTFLYSQAKQ, encoded by the exons ATGATCTCCTCCCTCAATCTCAACCTCAACCGCCCTGCGCCGATCTCCTCATCCATCAAGCCTTCCCTCTCTCCACGGATCGCCCCTATCAGAACTCGATTGCCGCCATCGCCAGGGTTTGCCGAGCTTTCCgttgtttctctctctaagtCTTCAATCTCTAAACCCTTGCACATTGGGGCCTCGCTTGGGAGGAAGGAGTCATCGATCACTTGCGGAGCATATGAGGCCGACCGGTTGGAGCCGGTGGTGGACGGATCTGAGTCGGCGAGGAAGGTGAAGATCGGAATCTACTTCGCCACTTGGTGGAGCTTGAATGTGGTCTTCAACATCTACAATAAGAAGGTGCTGAATGCGTATCCCTATCCATGGCTCACCTCGACGCTCTCGCTCGCGGCGGGCTCCCTCATCATGCTCGTCTCCTGGGCACTGCGGATCGCCGAGGCGCCCAAAACCGATCTCGAATTTTGGAAATCGCTTTTTCCA GTAGCTGTGGCGCACACAATTGGGCATGTTGCGGCGACTGTGAGCATGTCGAAGGTGGCGGTTTCGTTCACTCACATAATCAAGAGCGGCGAGCCTGCTTTCAGCGTGTTGGTTTCGAGGTTTATTTTGGGGGAGACTTTCCCGCCAGCGGTTTACCTATCGCTTATTCCGATCATCGGCGGCTGCGGTCTTTCCGCTCTGACCGAGCTCAACTTCAACATGATTG GTTTCATGGGGGCCATGATCTCGAATTTGGCGTTTGTTTTCCGGAATATATTTTCGAAGAAGGGCATGAAGGGGAAATCAGTCAGCGGAATGAACTATTATGCTTGCCTGTCAATGCTTTCTCTAGTTATTCTCACTCCCTTTGCAATTGCTGTGGAGGGACCAAAGATGTGGGCTGCAGGATTTCAGCAAGCTTTGTCTGATATTGGACCCCAGATCGTTTG GTGGATGGCAGCCCAAAGTGTATTTTACCATCTCTACAACCAGGTGTCATACATGTCGCTGGATGAGATTTCACCTTTGACATTTAGCATCGGAAATACGATGAAACGTATATCAGTCATTGTCTCCTCAATCATTATTTTCCAGACACCTGTACAACCCATCAATGCTCTTGGTGCTGCAATTGCAGTTCTTGGCACTTTCTTGTATTCTCAG GCGAAGCAGTGA